One genomic window of Bradyrhizobium sp. B124 includes the following:
- a CDS encoding alpha/beta hydrolase: protein MKRGIIVLCLCIVAMAGYFTTDRWAIRHTTLTFHDVLRDDRDVTVEVAVRRDRQMQAMAEMIELPVAILSHGNTVRNTEYSFLTNVFASRGYLVVSIQHDLDSDAPMVTKVGEEYVGRRMQYNRGVFNIMYAIDELKKLYPNANYRALTLIGHSNGGDISMFFARQHPDLVKKVVTLDNLRVPFITDSKIKILSFRSRDPVFKADPGVVPDDETCARLGIKVVRTEFQHNDLSDRGPDSAKSSIQAGVEQFLDEDGGESAPTMPLLAASTPASATTAPEKK, encoded by the coding sequence ATGAAACGGGGCATCATTGTCCTTTGCCTGTGCATCGTGGCGATGGCCGGCTATTTCACGACGGACAGATGGGCCATCCGTCACACGACGCTGACGTTCCACGACGTTCTGCGCGACGATCGCGACGTCACGGTCGAGGTCGCCGTGCGGCGCGACCGGCAAATGCAGGCGATGGCTGAGATGATCGAGCTGCCGGTCGCGATCCTGAGCCACGGCAACACCGTCAGGAACACCGAGTACTCGTTCCTCACCAATGTGTTCGCGTCACGCGGCTATCTCGTGGTCAGCATCCAGCACGATCTCGACAGCGATGCGCCGATGGTGACCAAGGTCGGCGAGGAATATGTCGGCCGCCGCATGCAATATAATCGCGGCGTCTTCAACATCATGTATGCGATCGACGAGCTGAAGAAGCTCTATCCGAACGCTAACTATCGCGCGCTGACGCTGATCGGCCACTCCAACGGCGGCGACATCTCGATGTTCTTCGCCAGGCAGCATCCCGACCTGGTCAAGAAGGTCGTGACGCTGGACAATCTGCGCGTCCCATTCATCACCGACAGCAAGATCAAGATCCTGTCGTTCCGCTCCAGGGATCCGGTGTTCAAGGCCGATCCGGGCGTCGTGCCTGACGACGAGACCTGCGCGAGACTCGGCATCAAGGTGGTCAGAACCGAATTCCAGCACAACGACCTCAGCGACCGCGGCCCTGACAGCGCGAAATCGTCGATCCAGGCCGGCGTGGAGCAATTCCTCGACGAGGACGGCGGCGAGAGCGCGCCGACGATGCCACTGCTTGCGGCTTCGACACCCGCCTCCGCGACGACAGCACCGGAGAAGAAATAG
- a CDS encoding DUF308 domain-containing protein, which yields MQSRLSAQSSWLQSYYFGRALFSIAWVAAAVLFSGQAGPAAFLLVIYPAWDAIANLADGRVNGGLKANPSQALNVVVSAITTLAVIVAIGRNTYAVLAVFGVWAILAGMLQLSTGVRRWRHVGAQWAMILSGAQSVLAGGYMISRSIGTVAPTILDVAPYAGFGAFYFLLSAIWLVARAHRSARA from the coding sequence ATGCAAAGCCGACTTTCGGCCCAATCCAGCTGGCTGCAATCCTACTATTTCGGGCGCGCTCTCTTCTCGATCGCCTGGGTCGCCGCCGCCGTTCTTTTCAGTGGACAAGCGGGCCCTGCCGCATTCCTGCTTGTGATCTACCCGGCATGGGACGCCATCGCCAATCTGGCGGACGGGCGCGTCAACGGCGGGCTGAAGGCCAACCCGTCCCAGGCATTGAATGTCGTGGTCAGTGCCATCACGACGCTCGCCGTGATCGTGGCGATCGGCCGCAACACCTATGCGGTTCTGGCGGTGTTCGGGGTTTGGGCGATCCTTGCGGGTATGCTGCAATTGTCCACCGGCGTCAGGCGCTGGCGTCATGTTGGGGCGCAATGGGCGATGATCCTCAGTGGTGCGCAGTCGGTACTGGCCGGCGGCTACATGATCAGCCGATCGATCGGCACCGTCGCGCCGACGATTCTGGACGTTGCTCCCTATGCGGGATTCGGCGCGTTCTATTTCCTGCTTTCGGCGATCTGGCTCGTTGCCAGGGCCCACCGCAGCGCGCGTGCGTAA
- a CDS encoding TetR/AcrR family transcriptional regulator, whose amino-acid sequence MNPMISTSERILDVAQSLIVAGGYNGFSYADISDAIGIRKASIHHHFPTKAELVSALVDRYRQQTELGLKSLLEQSASPADQLQSYVSFWQACIRDATLPFCVCAMLAGEMPMLPDEVASRVRAHFHHLARWLTSVLQAGAEQRLFRLDKRPEDEAQTLMASVHGAMLSARAFNDPELFTAIVSSGIAKLLVAER is encoded by the coding sequence ATGAACCCAATGATTTCGACTTCAGAGCGGATTCTCGACGTCGCGCAGTCTCTCATCGTGGCGGGCGGCTATAACGGGTTCAGCTATGCCGACATCTCGGATGCGATCGGCATCAGGAAGGCGAGCATCCACCATCACTTCCCGACCAAGGCCGAGCTGGTTTCGGCGCTGGTCGATCGCTACCGGCAGCAGACCGAGCTGGGGCTGAAGTCCCTGCTGGAGCAGTCCGCCAGCCCGGCCGACCAACTGCAGTCCTATGTGAGCTTCTGGCAGGCGTGCATTCGAGATGCCACGCTGCCGTTCTGCGTCTGCGCGATGCTTGCCGGCGAGATGCCGATGTTGCCGGACGAGGTCGCATCGCGCGTCCGCGCCCATTTCCATCATCTTGCGCGATGGCTTACGTCGGTGCTGCAGGCTGGCGCAGAGCAGCGCCTGTTCCGGCTGGACAAGCGGCCGGAAGATGAGGCCCAAACGCTGATGGCATCGGTTCATGGCGCGATGCTCTCTGCGCGGGCTTTCAACGACCCCGAACTGTTCACCGCGATCGTCAGCTCAGGGATCGCGAAGCTGCTGGTAGCGGAGCGCTAG
- a CDS encoding fused MFS/spermidine synthase, protein MSSEPSASRNRLVLVVYTAAIFVSALLLFSVQPLFTKMVLPRLGGSPAVWSVAMVFFQSLLLGGYAYAHLLMKLNSRVVPIVVHLVLLVIALLTLPLTIKSGWGEPPTSGYAVWLLGLFAVSIGLPFFALAANNPLLQAWFVRTGHPNGPDPYFLYASSNIGSFLALLSYPVLLEPMFTLRTQNLIWTGGYGLLIVLIASCGVLLLRSPAYAAALDGQVDDAKAPAPSWSRRARWIFLAAVPSGLLIAVTAHISTDVAAAPLLWVLPLSLYLLTWVLVFQSRPLLPHKWMLLAQPLAIAGVVILLAVGGEQNLLLTLGGHQLCFFIIAMACHGELARTRPAAKYLTGFYVALSFGGMVGGLFAGLIAPFTFSWIAEYPILLALAALCRPPGGAERLPRWSAWYWPFLAVLAVALIAPSYSAGDIFNWFDDHRVWVIGAVGVLSALLALALNANRWKIFATVVVALVVLRAYPSDDGRVETVRSFFGVHKIVVTPNGQYHVLMHGTTIHGAEKFKNDDGTPVSGKPEPISYYHKDGGIGQAITAMRERKGAPLKVAVIGLGSGTLTCASAPGEDWRFFEIDQSMVDTARDPKYFTYIQSCEPNLKPVIGDARLTFAKEPDGVYDLIIVDAYSSDAIPIHLATEEAMAIYKEKLAPRGAVVMHVSNRHLELASVVVGIADANDMKSWVYSEDSGRDNEYIFSTSVVVSAREDADVGKLASSDVWTETDANEKQWVWTDDYSNVLGAVYRRLRDGEQ, encoded by the coding sequence ATGTCGTCTGAGCCGTCCGCCTCGCGAAACCGGCTGGTGCTGGTTGTCTACACCGCCGCGATCTTCGTCAGCGCGCTGTTGCTTTTCTCGGTGCAGCCGCTGTTCACCAAGATGGTGCTGCCGCGGCTCGGCGGCTCGCCGGCGGTGTGGTCGGTGGCGATGGTGTTCTTCCAGTCGCTGCTGCTCGGCGGTTACGCTTACGCACATCTGCTGATGAAGCTGAACAGCCGCGTGGTGCCCATCGTGGTGCATCTCGTGCTCCTCGTCATCGCGCTGCTGACATTGCCGCTGACGATCAAAAGCGGCTGGGGCGAGCCGCCGACCTCGGGCTACGCGGTCTGGCTGCTCGGCCTGTTCGCGGTGTCGATCGGCCTGCCGTTCTTCGCGCTCGCCGCCAACAATCCGCTGCTGCAGGCCTGGTTCGTGCGCACCGGCCATCCCAACGGCCCCGACCCGTATTTTCTCTATGCGTCCTCGAACATCGGCAGCTTCCTGGCGCTGCTGTCCTATCCGGTGCTGCTCGAGCCGATGTTCACCTTGCGCACCCAGAACCTGATCTGGACCGGCGGCTATGGGCTGCTGATCGTTCTGATCGCAAGCTGCGGCGTGCTGCTGTTGCGCTCGCCGGCCTATGCCGCCGCGCTCGACGGGCAGGTTGACGACGCGAAAGCACCGGCGCCGTCCTGGTCGCGGCGGGCGCGCTGGATCTTCCTGGCAGCCGTGCCGTCCGGCCTGCTGATCGCAGTGACCGCGCATATCTCGACCGACGTCGCGGCCGCTCCCTTGCTTTGGGTGCTGCCGCTGTCGCTGTATCTGTTGACCTGGGTGCTGGTGTTCCAGTCGCGGCCGCTGCTGCCGCACAAATGGATGCTGCTGGCGCAGCCGCTGGCGATCGCCGGCGTCGTGATCCTGCTCGCGGTCGGCGGCGAGCAGAACCTGCTCCTCACGCTCGGCGGCCATCAGCTCTGCTTCTTCATCATCGCGATGGCCTGTCATGGCGAGCTCGCGCGCACCCGCCCGGCGGCGAAATATCTTACCGGCTTCTATGTCGCGCTGTCGTTCGGCGGCATGGTCGGCGGCCTGTTCGCGGGGCTGATCGCGCCGTTCACCTTCTCATGGATCGCCGAATATCCGATCCTGCTGGCGCTCGCGGCGCTGTGCCGTCCGCCCGGCGGCGCGGAGCGGCTGCCGCGCTGGAGCGCCTGGTACTGGCCGTTCCTTGCGGTGCTGGCGGTGGCGCTGATCGCGCCGAGCTATTCGGCCGGCGACATCTTCAACTGGTTTGACGACCACCGGGTGTGGGTGATCGGCGCGGTCGGCGTGCTCTCGGCGCTGCTCGCGCTCGCACTGAATGCCAATCGCTGGAAGATATTCGCCACCGTCGTGGTCGCGCTGGTGGTGCTGCGCGCCTATCCATCCGACGACGGCCGCGTCGAAACCGTGCGCAGCTTCTTCGGCGTGCACAAGATCGTGGTGACGCCGAACGGGCAGTATCACGTGCTGATGCACGGCACCACGATCCATGGCGCCGAGAAGTTCAAGAACGACGACGGCACGCCGGTCAGCGGAAAGCCGGAGCCGATCAGCTACTATCACAAGGACGGCGGCATCGGGCAGGCCATCACCGCAATGCGCGAGCGCAAGGGTGCGCCGCTGAAAGTGGCTGTCATCGGGCTCGGCTCGGGGACGCTGACTTGTGCATCGGCCCCCGGCGAGGACTGGCGATTCTTCGAGATCGACCAGTCGATGGTCGATACCGCGCGCGACCCGAAATACTTCACCTACATCCAGAGCTGCGAGCCGAACCTGAAGCCTGTGATCGGCGACGCGCGGCTGACCTTCGCCAAGGAGCCGGACGGCGTCTACGATCTCATCATCGTCGACGCCTATTCGTCGGACGCGATCCCGATCCATCTCGCGACCGAGGAGGCGATGGCGATCTACAAGGAGAAGCTGGCGCCGCGGGGCGCGGTCGTGATGCACGTCTCCAACCGGCATCTCGAACTTGCCAGCGTCGTGGTCGGCATCGCCGATGCCAACGACATGAAAAGCTGGGTCTATAGCGAGGATTCCGGGCGCGACAACGAATACATCTTCTCGACCTCGGTCGTGGTCTCCGCGCGCGAGGACGCCGATGTCGGCAAGCTCGCGTCGTCCGACGTCTGGACCGAGACCGATGCCAACGAGAAGCAGTGGGTCTGGACCGACGATTATTCGAACGTGCTGGGCGCGGTCTACCGGCGCCTGCGCGACGGCGAGCAGTAG
- a CDS encoding OmpA family protein, with protein MMRLKTRGLRELDLLAVLGTLVLLAMSLAPAQAQTAITRDDVIAKLNHYETDATIDVPALRQQVLERSRSRSKNEPPPQKRPPIAPDLTNLPTFNADIQFDVDTPIVLPDSYQSVGRIADALTHASLLPYTFLIVGHIESTGRRENNVLLSQRRADAIRDILVNTFKITAKRLQSVGLGEEQLLDPARPNAPVNNQVQIMLVGKVADTAPPAHPAPAAAAKKPAKPAKRH; from the coding sequence ATGATGCGCCTGAAGACGCGAGGCTTGCGCGAACTTGACCTTTTGGCCGTGCTCGGCACGCTGGTCTTGCTGGCGATGTCGCTCGCCCCTGCACAGGCGCAGACCGCCATCACGCGCGACGACGTCATCGCCAAGCTCAATCACTACGAGACGGACGCAACGATCGACGTCCCCGCATTGCGCCAGCAAGTGCTCGAACGATCGCGGTCGCGATCGAAGAACGAGCCTCCGCCGCAAAAGCGGCCGCCGATCGCCCCCGACCTGACCAACCTGCCGACATTCAATGCCGACATCCAGTTCGATGTCGACACGCCGATCGTGCTGCCCGACTCCTACCAGTCCGTCGGGCGCATTGCCGATGCGCTGACGCACGCTTCGCTGTTGCCGTATACGTTCCTGATCGTCGGTCACATCGAATCGACCGGACGGCGCGAGAACAACGTGCTGCTGAGCCAGCGGCGCGCCGACGCGATCCGCGACATCCTGGTCAACACCTTCAAGATCACGGCGAAGCGCCTGCAGTCGGTCGGACTCGGCGAAGAGCAATTGCTCGACCCCGCCCGCCCCAACGCGCCGGTCAACAACCAGGTGCAGATCATGCTGGTCGGCAAGGTCGCCGATACCGCGCCGCCCGCGCACCCCGCCCCGGCGGCGGCCGCCAAGAAGCCGGCGAAACCGGCGAAGCGGCACTGA
- a CDS encoding DUF1328 domain-containing protein: MLSWVVTFLVVALIAGILGFGGIAGASIEIAKAIFFIAIILFLVSAVVGLARGRTRV; the protein is encoded by the coding sequence ATGTTGAGCTGGGTCGTCACATTCCTGGTCGTCGCCCTGATCGCGGGCATTTTGGGCTTCGGCGGCATCGCCGGCGCCTCGATCGAAATCGCCAAGGCGATCTTCTTCATCGCCATCATCCTGTTCCTGGTGTCGGCGGTGGTCGGATTGGCGCGCGGCCGCACGAGGGTATAG
- a CDS encoding ABC transporter ATP-binding protein produces the protein MSPIISVSNLSKTYGSGFKALKGINLDIVKGEIFALLGPNGAGKTTLISIICGIANPSEGRVSIGGHDIIADYRAARSMIGLVPQELHTDAFETVWATVSFSRGLFGKPKNPDHIEKVLKDLSLWDKKDSKIITLSGGMKRRVMIAKALSHEPQILFLDEPTAGVDVELRKGMWEVVRTLQAAGVTIILTTHYIEEAEEMADRIGVINKGEIILIEDKATLMQKLGKKQLTLQLQSKLDAVPPALAAYSLELSDDGHAVTYDYDTKGDRTGITSLLNDLRNAGVRISDLDTRQSSLEDIFVSLVRAP, from the coding sequence ATGTCGCCGATAATCTCCGTATCCAATCTTTCAAAGACCTATGGCTCCGGTTTCAAGGCGCTGAAGGGCATCAATCTCGATATCGTCAAGGGCGAGATCTTCGCGCTGCTCGGACCGAACGGCGCCGGCAAGACCACGCTGATCAGCATCATCTGCGGCATCGCCAATCCTAGCGAGGGCCGTGTTTCGATCGGCGGACACGACATCATCGCCGACTATCGCGCGGCGCGGTCGATGATCGGGCTGGTTCCGCAGGAACTGCACACCGATGCCTTCGAGACGGTCTGGGCGACGGTCAGCTTCAGCCGCGGCCTGTTCGGCAAGCCGAAGAACCCTGATCATATCGAGAAGGTGCTGAAGGACCTGTCACTGTGGGACAAGAAGGACAGCAAGATCATCACGCTGTCCGGCGGCATGAAGCGCCGTGTGATGATCGCCAAGGCGCTGTCGCACGAGCCGCAGATCCTGTTCCTCGACGAGCCCACCGCCGGCGTCGACGTCGAGTTGCGCAAGGGGATGTGGGAAGTGGTCCGCACGCTGCAGGCGGCCGGCGTCACCATCATCCTGACCACGCACTACATCGAAGAAGCCGAGGAGATGGCCGACCGCATCGGCGTCATCAACAAGGGCGAGATCATCCTGATCGAGGACAAGGCGACGTTGATGCAGAAGCTCGGCAAGAAGCAGCTGACGCTGCAGTTGCAGAGCAAGCTCGACGCCGTTCCGCCGGCGCTCGCCGCCTACAGCCTCGAGCTCTCCGACGACGGCCACGCGGTGACCTACGACTACGACACCAAGGGCGATCGCACCGGCATCACCAGCCTGCTCAACGATCTGCGCAATGCCGGCGTCCGGATCTCCGATCTCGATACCAGGCAGAGCTCCCTCGAAGACATTTTCGTCAGCCTCGTGAGGGCGCCATGA
- a CDS encoding ABC transporter permease codes for MNYRAIRAIYLFEMARTWRTLLQSIVSPVVSTSLYFVVFGAAIGSRITEVEGVSYGTFIVPGLVMLSVLTQSISNASFGIYFPKFAGTIYEILSAPISYLEIVIGYVGAAATKSIILGLIILATAGLFVPLHIQHPVWMLTFLVLTAVTFSLFGFIIGIWADGFEKLQMIPMLVVTPLTFLGGSFYSVNMLPSAWRTLTLFNPVVYLISGFRWSFYEIADVSVGLSLGMTAGFLIACMVIVAWIFRTGYRLKN; via the coding sequence ATGAACTACCGCGCAATCCGGGCGATCTATCTGTTCGAAATGGCGCGCACCTGGCGCACGCTCCTGCAGAGCATCGTCTCGCCGGTGGTCTCGACCTCGCTGTATTTCGTGGTGTTCGGCGCCGCGATCGGCTCGCGCATCACGGAGGTCGAGGGCGTCAGCTACGGCACCTTCATCGTGCCGGGGCTCGTGATGCTGTCGGTGCTGACCCAGAGCATCTCGAACGCCTCGTTCGGCATCTACTTCCCGAAATTCGCCGGCACGATCTACGAGATCCTGTCGGCGCCGATCTCCTATCTCGAGATAGTCATCGGCTATGTCGGCGCGGCCGCCACCAAGTCGATCATCCTCGGCCTGATCATCCTGGCCACCGCCGGACTTTTCGTACCTCTGCACATCCAGCATCCGGTCTGGATGCTGACCTTCCTGGTGCTGACGGCCGTCACCTTCAGCCTGTTCGGCTTCATCATCGGCATCTGGGCCGACGGCTTCGAGAAGCTGCAGATGATCCCGATGCTGGTGGTGACGCCGCTCACCTTCCTCGGCGGCAGCTTCTACTCGGTGAACATGCTGCCGTCGGCCTGGCGCACCCTCACGCTGTTCAATCCGGTGGTCTATCTGATCTCCGGCTTCCGCTGGAGCTTCTACGAGATCGCCGATGTCAGCGTCGGGCTCAGCCTCGGTATGACTGCGGGCTTCCTGATCGCCTGCATGGTGATCGTCGCCTGGATCTTCAGGACCGGCTACCGGCTGAAGAACTGA
- a CDS encoding thioesterase family protein produces MPLPAAPFKSSVMQIEPQWIDYNGHLNMAYYNVMFDRAIDEMWLQLGIGPAYMKERQCSTFTAECHVRYLREIHLGDPVQVQVFLLGADEKRLHTFEELRHATEGWLSATSENLTLHIDMEARKVAPFPPDIRTRIQKIVDSYAGVSRPEGIGRNVAMPSKK; encoded by the coding sequence ATGCCACTACCGGCCGCCCCGTTCAAATCTTCCGTGATGCAGATCGAGCCGCAATGGATCGATTATAACGGCCACCTCAACATGGCCTACTACAATGTGATGTTCGACCGTGCCATCGACGAGATGTGGCTGCAGCTCGGCATCGGGCCGGCCTACATGAAGGAGCGGCAGTGCTCGACCTTCACCGCCGAGTGCCACGTCCGCTACTTGCGGGAAATCCATCTCGGCGATCCCGTGCAGGTCCAAGTCTTCCTGCTCGGCGCCGACGAGAAGCGGCTGCACACGTTCGAGGAGCTGCGCCACGCCACCGAAGGCTGGCTTTCCGCGACTTCGGAAAACCTCACGCTGCATATCGACATGGAGGCGCGCAAGGTGGCGCCGTTTCCACCTGACATCCGCACTCGCATTCAGAAGATCGTGGATAGCTATGCGGGTGTGTCGCGTCCCGAGGGCATCGGCCGCAACGTGGCGATGCCCTCGAAGAAATAA
- a CDS encoding L,D-transpeptidase, producing MRSFLIAFTSVMLFTAGAAQAKVDITIDKDNQQMTVAVDGVARYHWPVSSGIPSRETPNGTFRAFRMEEDHYSKEFDDAPMPHSIFFTKIGHAIHGTDSVNRLGTPASHGCVRLSRDNASTLYALVQKEGVLNTTVTLTGSAQVALARNPRGRNGTAVARRAPQQDEQYGTAAAGDPVVLTPQPREYPAQARADDGYIYPADGSSTAQRYPAPPSSRRVYDAQAYGQQQYYGNQGYAVAPQGTYQPRPYYQQQRSFYGNNYQD from the coding sequence ATGCGTTCGTTCCTTATTGCGTTCACTTCCGTGATGCTGTTCACGGCCGGCGCCGCGCAGGCCAAGGTCGATATCACCATTGACAAGGACAACCAGCAGATGACCGTCGCGGTCGACGGCGTCGCGCGCTATCACTGGCCGGTCTCGAGCGGCATCCCCTCGCGCGAAACGCCGAACGGCACTTTCCGCGCCTTCCGCATGGAAGAGGATCACTACTCCAAGGAATTCGACGACGCGCCGATGCCGCACTCGATCTTCTTCACCAAGATCGGACACGCGATCCACGGCACCGACTCGGTCAACCGCCTCGGCACACCGGCCTCGCATGGCTGCGTGCGGCTGTCGCGCGACAACGCATCGACGCTCTACGCCCTGGTCCAGAAGGAAGGCGTGCTCAACACCACCGTGACGCTGACCGGCTCGGCGCAGGTCGCGCTGGCGCGCAATCCGCGCGGGCGCAACGGCACCGCGGTCGCCCGCCGCGCGCCGCAGCAGGACGAGCAGTATGGTACCGCCGCCGCCGGCGACCCGGTCGTCCTGACACCGCAGCCGCGCGAATATCCGGCGCAGGCCCGCGCCGATGACGGCTACATCTATCCGGCCGACGGCAGCTCGACTGCGCAGCGCTACCCGGCGCCGCCTTCAAGCCGTCGCGTCTACGACGCGCAGGCCTATGGCCAGCAGCAATACTACGGCAATCAGGGCTACGCGGTGGCGCCGCAAGGCACCTATCAGCCGCGGCCGTACTACCAGCAGCAGCGCAGCTTCTACGGCAACAACTATCAGGACTGA
- a CDS encoding UvrD-helicase domain-containing protein encodes MTEPSKLPHHGVPEHQPVAGGIAARARAAAGAPQYLNGLNPEQREAVETLDGPVLVLAGAGTGKTRVLTTRIAHILSQGRARPQEILSVTFTNKAAREMKLRLGQMLGQAVEGMPWLGTFHSIGGRILRIHAELVQLKSNFTVLDVDDQVRLLKQLLQAENIDDKRWPARMLAGLIDSWKNRGLSPSQVPAGEAASFGNGKGGKIYATYQERLKILNAADFGDLLLENIRLFRENPDVLRQYQNRFKFILVDEYQDTNVAQYLWLRLLSQAPSRPGRSLADVIPGAVNSPVVPGRIEDANSGAQLRTGESRGEEDSSRDSGSAPAADPGMTENGPLKNICCVGDDDQSIYGWRGAEVDNILRFDHDFPGAKVIRLERNYRSTGHILAAASHLIAHNEGRLGKTLRTEDVDGEKVTVTGSWDSEEEARAIGEELEELQRAGENLNNVAILVRASFQMREFEDRFVTLGLPYRVIGGPRFYERAEIRDALAYLRTINSPADDLAFERIVNVPKRGLGDATVQLLHDHARKRRIPLFEAARAVVETDELKPKARGSLRDLVMQFDRWRAQREVTSHTELAEIVLDESGYTEMWQKDRSADAAGRLDNLKELVRSMEEFENLQGFLEHISLVMDRDGEAGDEAVSLMTLHSAKGLEFDNVFLPGWEEGLFPSQRTLDEQGRAGLEEERRLAHVGLTRARRRAKIYFATNRRIHGTWSTTIPSRFLDELPAHNVEITESKGGSGWGGSGGYGASRFDNLESFGSSYSTPGWQRAQANRNRGGGGRSGGGGFEERQSSFSSDSFSRTKRGPMVIEGELVAKSTGAVSEFSLDDRVFHQKFGYGHVVKVDGNKLTIAFEKAGEKKVVDSFVERA; translated from the coding sequence ATGACCGAGCCGAGCAAACTGCCCCATCACGGCGTTCCCGAGCACCAGCCGGTGGCTGGCGGCATCGCCGCGCGTGCGCGGGCTGCGGCCGGCGCTCCGCAATATCTCAACGGCCTCAATCCGGAGCAGCGTGAGGCGGTCGAGACGCTCGACGGCCCCGTACTGGTGCTCGCCGGCGCCGGCACCGGCAAGACCCGCGTGCTGACCACGCGCATCGCGCACATCCTGAGCCAGGGCCGCGCGCGGCCGCAGGAAATCCTGTCGGTGACCTTCACCAACAAGGCGGCGCGCGAGATGAAGCTGCGGCTCGGCCAGATGCTGGGCCAGGCGGTCGAGGGCATGCCGTGGCTCGGCACCTTCCACTCGATCGGCGGCCGTATCCTGCGCATCCATGCCGAGCTGGTGCAGCTCAAATCCAACTTCACGGTGCTCGACGTCGACGACCAGGTGCGGCTGCTGAAGCAACTGTTGCAGGCCGAGAACATCGACGACAAGCGCTGGCCGGCGCGGATGCTCGCCGGCCTGATCGACAGCTGGAAGAACCGCGGGCTGTCGCCGTCACAGGTGCCGGCGGGCGAAGCCGCCTCGTTCGGCAACGGCAAGGGCGGCAAGATCTACGCGACCTACCAGGAGCGGCTGAAGATCCTCAACGCGGCCGATTTCGGCGATCTCCTGCTCGAAAATATCAGGCTGTTTCGCGAAAATCCTGACGTGCTGCGGCAGTACCAGAACCGCTTCAAGTTCATCCTGGTCGACGAGTACCAAGACACCAACGTAGCGCAGTATCTTTGGCTGCGGCTGCTGTCGCAGGCGCCGTCGCGGCCGGGGCGATCGCTCGCTGATGTCATTCCGGGTGCCGTCAATTCTCCCGTCGTTCCGGGGCGCATCGAAGATGCGAACTCTGGTGCGCAATTGCGCACCGGAGAATCTCGAGGAGAAGAGGACTCATCTCGAGATTCCGGGTCTGCGCCTGCGGCGGATCCCGGAATGACGGAGAATGGTCCGCTCAAAAACATCTGCTGTGTCGGCGACGACGACCAGTCGATCTATGGCTGGCGCGGCGCCGAGGTCGACAACATCCTGCGCTTCGACCACGATTTCCCCGGCGCCAAGGTGATCCGCCTCGAACGCAATTACCGCTCCACCGGCCACATCCTGGCTGCGGCATCGCATCTGATCGCGCACAATGAGGGCCGGCTCGGCAAGACGCTGCGCACCGAGGATGTCGACGGCGAGAAGGTCACCGTCACCGGCTCCTGGGATTCGGAAGAGGAAGCGCGCGCGATCGGCGAGGAGCTCGAAGAGCTGCAGCGCGCAGGCGAAAACCTCAACAACGTCGCCATCCTGGTCCGTGCCTCGTTCCAAATGCGCGAGTTCGAAGACCGCTTCGTTACGCTCGGCCTGCCCTACCGCGTGATCGGCGGCCCCAGATTCTACGAGCGCGCCGAAATCCGCGATGCGCTGGCCTATCTGCGCACCATCAACTCGCCTGCCGACGACCTCGCCTTCGAGCGCATCGTCAACGTGCCCAAACGGGGGCTCGGCGATGCCACCGTACAGCTGCTGCACGACCATGCCCGCAAGCGCCGCATCCCGCTGTTCGAGGCGGCGCGTGCCGTGGTCGAGACCGACGAGCTGAAGCCGAAGGCGCGCGGCTCGTTGCGCGATCTCGTCATGCAGTTCGACCGCTGGCGCGCCCAGCGCGAGGTCACCTCGCATACCGAGCTCGCCGAGATCGTGCTCGACGAGAGCGGCTATACCGAGATGTGGCAGAAGGACCGCTCGGCGGACGCCGCGGGCCGGCTCGACAACCTCAAGGAGCTGGTGCGTTCGATGGAGGAATTCGAGAACCTGCAAGGGTTTCTCGAACATATCTCGCTGGTGATGGACCGCGACGGCGAGGCCGGCGACGAAGCCGTGTCGCTGATGACGCTGCATTCGGCCAAGGGCCTCGAATTCGACAACGTGTTCCTGCCGGGCTGGGAGGAAGGCCTGTTCCCGAGCCAGCGCACGCTGGACGAACAGGGCCGCGCCGGGCTCGAGGAGGAGCGCCGCCTCGCCCATGTCGGGCTGACCCGCGCCCGCCGCCGCGCCAAAATCTATTTCGCGACCAACCGCCGCATCCATGGCACCTGGTCGACCACGATCCCGTCGCGCTTCCTCGACGAGCTGCCGGCGCACAATGTCGAGATCACCGAATCCAAGGGCGGATCGGGCTGGGGTGGCAGCGGCGGCTATGGCGCCTCGCGCTTCGACAACCTCGAATCATTCGGCTCGAGCTATTCGACCCCGGGCTGGCAGCGTGCCCAGGCCAACCGCAATCGCGGCGGCGGGGGGCGCAGCGGCGGAGGCGGCTTCGAGGAGCGGCAGTCCTCCTTTTCGTCCGACAGCTTCAGCCGCACCAAGCGCGGCCCCATGGTGATCGAGGGCGAGCTGGTGGCCAAATCCACCGGCGCGGTGTCGGAATTTTCACTGGATGACCGGGTGTTTCACCAGAAATTCGGCTACGGCCATGTGGTGAAAGTCGACGGCAACAAGCTGACCATCGCCTTCGAAAAGGCCGGCGAGAAGAAGGTCGTCGACAGCTTTGTGGAACGGGCGTGA